Genomic segment of Paracoccus tegillarcae:
TGTCTCTACCATCCCGACCATCGAAAGAATTGTTGGAATTAATGAACAAGAACGAATCAGCTCCCGCGCCTCCGTAATAATTGTCATTCCCACCAAGTCCATTGAATGCGTCTGCACCGGCATTACCACGAAGTGTATTTGATGCCGAATTGCCTACTAAGGCATCGCTACCGGAGCCGCCCGTGGCATTTTCAATAAGGGAGCGCACATCGGTACCATATTGAAGTGCATTATATATATTGCCGGTCGCAAGTTTATCTGGTGCGCCATACCAATTCCGGTTCAGGACTGCAAGTTGGTTGGTGTCAAAGGTACTTCTATCACCAGGTGTCAACCTAATTATCATGTCTGTCGTATAGGCCGAGAGGTCATAGGTATCTATGCCACCTCCATCCCATATCGTTGCAAAGATTGTGTCCCCAGCCGCATCTATCCCAACGGCTCCATTGACATATGTGTTTCCATCACCCGGCAGCCACTTATATGTCGTATTTCCACTATTTGTCGTGAAGTCAGCGCCATAAGCATGTTGTAGAGCGCGAATATCGAGCATCATAAATGTTTGAGCATAGTCAAATTTATCGTTTCCACCGACGCCAGACGCTCCCTCGCCTGGGTATGAGTTATAACTCATGACGGTGTATTCCATCGCATCATAAGTTGGGTTCAGGGCTGGATTATATGGGGCAGTGTTGTACGTTGAGCTTGGGTGTTTGAGGCCGAGCGCGTGGCCTGTCTCATGAATGACATTGTACCACCCAATTGTCCCTGCTCTGACGTCGGTATACATACCATCATTCAGCCATACATCACCTGATCTCGTAACTGGAGCGGTTCCAGGAAAGGACGCATACCCGCCTTCATTGCTTCCTGTCATGGCGGTTTGGGCGTATCTGATATGAGCTCCACTTACCCCTGAAGGCGCTGCAGATTCGGCAATATTAAGGTTAGTGAAGCCTTCGACCGAAAAACCCTTCGAACCTGCCCATGTTGTACCTTCGAGCGCAAAATGCGCCGCATTCTTAGTGCCCAGGGTAACTTGCGAGAAGGTTGGGAGTTCAAACGGTCGCACCTGTGAGGCCTGATAGCCCGAACCATAATTGGAGGAACTTGTGGAAAACGTATAGTAAATTGTTGATTCGGCCCATTTTGCTCCAAAGAGCATGCCGTCTATCAAATTCGCGCCGTACTTTGGGACTGCAGCGCCGGGATTATTTGTTCCTGTCATTTTCATAAACTCCTAATTCATCATATTTCCCATGAGCGGTTCAATCAAATAATGATCTTCGGGACTATATGAAGGAACATCTGGACAGCCTTCATCGATTCTCGTTTGTAAATTTTCTTTTACTTTTTGTACCAAAGGTTTATTTGCATAGGCATAATTCTCCAGCGACTCCGCCCGCGTAAGAAGGGCGCGCAGGTTATCATTGCTTCCATGTCGCATCATTATTTGAAAATAGTTAGGATCAGCGAGCAAGACCCTATCGCCTCTTCGAGGTGGGGGTTCCGAAACCACCTTCTTGGGCCCTGCGGCCACAGGACAACTGAATTCCGACGGCGCGTAACCATTACACGCGGCCAGGTAAAACAGTGTCAACCCAGCAATCATAGGTGAAAGAGACCGAATCACTGCTACCTCCGCGCGAATCATACTAAACATCTATTGTTACGGTCCGGGTTATTCGCAAGTGACGATCATTAGCCGGCGATCGATGCTTGGCTGAGTCGGCAGGATATTGCCAAGGTTACACTGCGGTGCTGCTAACCTTTGGTGCAAGCGTCTGCCCGCGAGCGGGCACCGCGTCTTAGTCCGGCCATGGCCGGACCCAAGCCAGACAGGGCGATGAGCCCGGCTGCGGCGTCTGCGGTCTGTCTCGTCCCGAGCCAGATCCTCGTGCGCCGGTCTTGGGCGCCCTGCCCTGTCGGTCTTGGCCCATTCGGGTGACGGCCGCTGACGCGGGCTGGCCTTCAGCCGCCCCGTTCCCAACCGGATCATGGGGCAGCCGTCACCGCCCTCCCAATCCCGGTCGGCCGGTCGGTTGGGTCAAAGTCTCTCGGCCAAAGGGCATGTTGTGGCGTAAAGAGCTTGGCGCTGTGACCCTGGCAGCATTGCGGTTGAACCGGAGACGGGCAGCCGGTCCCGTTCTTGCCGACTTTCTCGCTGACGGTGACGCGGGGGCTTGCTGTCGTGGCCAACCCGGTCCTTACCAGCGGGTGCGTTTCTCATCGATGAAATATGACAGGGCAGCGCCCCGGACGGCCTTTTGAGGCCCGCCTATGGCGGGCCACGGCTTGATGTCATTTTTGGCCTTCAATGACGAATTTCCCCTGGCCTTCGGCCATTCCTCGCGGAAGACAAATTCCTCATTGACCGACGCTCTTCCTGCCCCGTCCCGGAAATTTCATCGAAACGCCAAGCAGGAAAGGAAAACCAAATGGCCAACGAAAGCATGAAGCTCCGCGTGAAAACCGGCGAGAAAGACGGCAAGAACTTCTGGGACAGCTGCGGTGTCCTCTTCATCAACCGCAATGCCGCCGGCGAGATCACCTCCATCCAGGTCCGCCACAACATGTTCCCCGGCGTCGATATGGTCGCCTTCCCGAAACGGGACGACGACCAGGAGTAACGACAGGGGCGGCGAAAGCCGCCCCTTTGCCGTTCCATCCGGTCGCTCACGCGACAGCCTTCGGCCAGGAAGATCGAAGGAGGCCCGCGCAGATCGCGCGGGCCACGCCAGCCGGGGGATTCGGACGACGCCGAACGCCCCGGCTTTTTTCTGGGCCGCGGGACCGCGGCCGTGACGGGAACCGCCGGTTCCCCCGTTCAAGGGCACGTCCGCTTCACGGGGCAAGGGGTGTCCCCGGCCTTCCTTCGCGCTGCACGCTCCGTGCAGGCCGGGTGAGTCCCCTCCCCTCGCCCCTGCGGCCGACCCCTGATCGGGTCCCCCTCCTGCCCTCGCCGGGAGGCAGGGTTTCAGGAGAGGCGCGCGGTTCGCGCGTCCTCGCCAGAAACCCCGCCCGATGATGGGCACCCCGACCACGGCAAAGACCAAAGCGGGACCGTCGCAAAAAAGGAGGCCACACATGGCTGAATATCGTTTGGGATCGTCATCCCTCGTTCATACCCCCGGCC
This window contains:
- a CDS encoding M10 family metallopeptidase, whose product is MKMTGTNNPGAAVPKYGANLIDGMLFGAKWAESTIYYTFSTSSSNYGSGYQASQVRPFELPTFSQVTLGTKNAAHFALEGTTWAGSKGFSVEGFTNLNIAESAAPSGVSGAHIRYAQTAMTGSNEGGYASFPGTAPVTRSGDVWLNDGMYTDVRAGTIGWYNVIHETGHALGLKHPSSTYNTAPYNPALNPTYDAMEYTVMSYNSYPGEGASGVGGNDKFDYAQTFMMLDIRALQHAYGADFTTNSGNTTYKWLPGDGNTYVNGAVGIDAAGDTIFATIWDGGGIDTYDLSAYTTDMIIRLTPGDRSTFDTNQLAVLNRNWYGAPDKLATGNIYNALQYGTDVRSLIENATGGSGSDALVGNSASNTLRGNAGADAFNGLGGNDNYYGGAGADSFLFINSNNSFDGRDGRDTIWDFSDPAGDVIYLRGSTTLTNYSTVQARLYQVGADVELRDSDGDVLVIKNISKAALGLDDFVF